The Altererythrobacter sp. Root672 genome includes a window with the following:
- a CDS encoding class II aldolase/adducin family protein, whose protein sequence is MATQLRRNSDCSEAEWTARQELAACYRIFDMFGWSESIYNHITVRVPGEETFLINPYGLLWSEVTASNLVKIDSDGNKLCSSPYPVNKAGFTQHACFHKNIDWAHAIVHTHTPDTMAVCSSEEGLTPTNFYACFFEGAVGYHDFEGITVRAEEGVRLLENLGDNRVLMLRNHGPVVLGATLYEMFLNYYMLQRACEIQVKTCALGKPIRVSPEVVAVHQRDRDQVALKDFGKADFEAWTRKLDTIDRSWRE, encoded by the coding sequence ATGGCTACGCAGCTCAGGCGCAATTCGGATTGCAGCGAAGCGGAATGGACCGCGCGGCAGGAACTCGCCGCCTGCTATCGCATCTTCGACATGTTCGGCTGGTCCGAGTCGATCTACAACCACATCACCGTTCGGGTGCCGGGCGAAGAGACCTTCCTCATCAATCCCTATGGCCTGTTGTGGTCGGAAGTCACCGCCTCCAACCTGGTCAAGATCGACAGTGACGGGAACAAGCTCTGTTCCAGCCCCTATCCGGTCAACAAGGCTGGCTTCACCCAGCACGCCTGCTTCCACAAGAACATCGATTGGGCGCACGCCATCGTCCACACGCACACGCCAGACACGATGGCTGTCTGCTCCAGCGAAGAAGGACTGACGCCGACCAACTTCTATGCCTGCTTCTTCGAAGGCGCGGTCGGCTATCATGATTTCGAGGGCATCACCGTCCGCGCAGAGGAAGGCGTGCGCCTGCTCGAGAACCTGGGCGACAATCGCGTGCTGATGCTCCGCAACCACGGCCCTGTGGTGCTCGGGGCGACGCTCTACGAGATGTTCCTCAACTATTACATGCTGCAGCGGGCGTGCGAGATCCAGGTCAAGACTTGCGCGCTCGGCAAGCCGATCCGCGTGTCGCCCGAAGTCGTCGCGGTGCACCAGCGCGATCGCGACCAGGTCGCGCTCAAGGACTTCGGCAAGGCCGACTTCGAGGCCTGGACTAGGAAGCTCGACACCATCGACCGGAGCTGGCGCGAGTGA
- a CDS encoding VOC family protein, with the protein MSGKLGYGQPMGGVAQTAFIVPDLKQAIHHWVSNMRAGPFFVLPNFLVPGQTYRGEESRADITIAMGFAGHMLIELIQPLDDEPSVYRETIELRGFGFHHVGIACANVDADSLEYQSRGYHEAFRASVPTGGEVIYLDNGTGAQLGFVELLPVTPGMDQTFTRFWEASLGWDGTDPIRSFL; encoded by the coding sequence ATGTCTGGTAAGCTTGGTTACGGCCAACCGATGGGCGGCGTCGCGCAAACGGCATTCATCGTCCCCGATCTGAAGCAGGCGATCCACCACTGGGTCAGCAACATGCGCGCGGGCCCGTTCTTCGTGCTGCCGAACTTCCTCGTCCCCGGACAGACCTATCGCGGCGAGGAATCGCGCGCCGACATCACCATCGCCATGGGTTTTGCCGGGCACATGCTGATCGAGCTGATCCAGCCGCTCGATGACGAACCTTCGGTCTATCGCGAGACGATCGAGCTGCGCGGCTTCGGCTTCCATCACGTGGGCATCGCCTGTGCCAACGTCGACGCCGATAGCCTGGAATACCAATCGCGCGGCTACCACGAGGCGTTCCGCGCTTCGGTGCCGACGGGCGGCGAAGTGATCTACCTCGATAACGGAACCGGGGCGCAGCTCGGCTTTGTCGAGTTGCTGCCGGTGACCCCGGGGATGGACCAGACTTTCACGCGTTTCTGGGAAGCGAGCCTCGGCTGGGATGGGACCGATCCGATCCGCAGCTTCCTCTGA
- a CDS encoding 2,4'-dihydroxyacetophenone dioxygenase family protein, producing MATEMKAPPSTKKAIVEVPFNYRSLVEKYSPGGRYVDAQTDDDSPWVPFGETASIKHLAFDVRRNLFSNILWVKGPGTIGTHFHRGTITMVVLEGSVRYLEYDWVATPGGLILEVPGESHTLVTEHPDGVKLFGWMEGPIEFYDENAVLIETTDVWWMINHYESYCKENGIPINPKLYL from the coding sequence ATGGCCACAGAGATGAAGGCCCCACCGTCGACTAAGAAGGCGATTGTCGAGGTTCCGTTCAATTACCGCTCGCTGGTGGAGAAGTACTCACCCGGCGGCCGCTATGTCGACGCGCAGACCGATGACGACAGCCCCTGGGTTCCATTCGGCGAAACCGCGTCGATCAAGCACCTGGCGTTCGATGTCCGTCGCAACCTGTTCTCGAACATCCTCTGGGTGAAGGGGCCGGGCACGATCGGCACGCACTTCCACCGCGGCACGATCACCATGGTCGTCCTAGAAGGCTCGGTGCGCTACCTTGAGTACGACTGGGTGGCGACACCCGGCGGTCTGATCCTGGAGGTTCCGGGCGAAAGCCATACGCTCGTCACCGAGCATCCCGATGGCGTGAAGCTGTTCGGCTGGATGGAAGGCCCGATCGAGTTCTATGACGAGAACGCCGTGCTGATCGAAACCACCGACGTGTGGTGGATGATCAACCACTACGAGAGCTACTGCAAAGAGAACGGCATCCCGATCAACCCGAAGCTGTATCTCTGA
- a CDS encoding MFS transporter, whose translation MQPSATTQTGNWVNNSAGYQVLLVFLLSLNFGIVFFDRQALNVLMPSVQPELGLTQTQIGIIAGGLSFSWAIAAFFYGRLSDSIGKRKILLVLATLAFSFCSFLTGLASSFALLLGARLLMGAAEGGVMPISHAMVASEVDPKRRGLAQGVAQNMGSNLLGSFAAPVVLVAFAHAFGWREAFFLAGIPGIISAVIIWFMLEEPKPLPKPVEAEKSMTIPEAIKVRNMWVCVVVGVLMVAHFVTTWAFMPLFLVQERGFDETTASWLMGSLGIAAFVYSFAVSGLSDLIGRKPVMVVLPFLSVLGPLGALYFDGPAYLMAGIFVVGWAVNGIFPIFMATIPSESFDARHHATVLGLAMGSCEILGGVFGPPIAGALNDSFGNSTFLWMLLVLAVISGFVAMALKETAPAVVARRGLSPAVA comes from the coding sequence ATGCAGCCAAGCGCCACCACCCAGACGGGGAACTGGGTGAACAATTCGGCGGGGTACCAGGTCCTGCTGGTATTCCTGCTGAGCCTCAACTTCGGGATCGTGTTCTTCGATCGGCAGGCGCTCAACGTGCTGATGCCCTCGGTGCAGCCCGAGCTTGGCCTGACGCAAACGCAGATCGGCATCATCGCCGGTGGCCTCAGCTTCTCCTGGGCGATCGCGGCGTTCTTCTACGGCCGGCTGTCCGACTCGATCGGCAAGCGCAAGATCCTGCTGGTCCTGGCGACCCTCGCCTTCTCGTTCTGCTCGTTCCTGACCGGCCTGGCTTCGAGCTTCGCCCTGCTCCTCGGCGCACGACTGCTGATGGGCGCGGCTGAAGGCGGCGTCATGCCGATCAGCCATGCGATGGTCGCGAGCGAGGTCGATCCCAAGCGCCGCGGTCTGGCGCAGGGTGTGGCCCAAAACATGGGCTCGAACCTGCTCGGCAGCTTCGCGGCGCCGGTGGTGCTAGTGGCTTTCGCCCATGCTTTCGGCTGGCGCGAGGCGTTCTTCCTTGCCGGTATCCCAGGCATCATCAGCGCCGTCATAATCTGGTTCATGCTCGAAGAGCCCAAGCCTCTGCCGAAGCCGGTCGAGGCCGAGAAGTCGATGACCATTCCCGAGGCGATCAAGGTCCGCAACATGTGGGTCTGCGTCGTTGTGGGCGTGCTGATGGTCGCGCACTTCGTGACCACCTGGGCCTTCATGCCGCTGTTCCTGGTGCAGGAGCGCGGCTTCGACGAAACCACTGCGAGTTGGCTGATGGGCTCGCTCGGTATTGCCGCGTTCGTCTACAGCTTCGCCGTATCGGGACTGTCGGATCTGATCGGCCGCAAGCCGGTGATGGTGGTGCTTCCGTTCCTGTCGGTTCTTGGCCCCCTGGGCGCTTTGTACTTCGACGGCCCAGCCTATCTCATGGCCGGGATCTTCGTGGTCGGCTGGGCGGTCAACGGGATCTTCCCGATCTTCATGGCGACCATTCCGTCCGAGAGCTTTGACGCCCGCCACCATGCTACCGTGCTCGGCCTGGCGATGGGTTCGTGCGAGATCCTCGGCGGCGTGTTCGGTCCGCCGATCGCCGGTGCGCTCAACGACTCGTTCGGCAACTCCACCTTCCTGTGGATGTTGCTGGTGCTCGCGGTGATCAGCGGCTTCGTCGCGATGGCGCTCAAGGAAACCGCGCCGGCTGTCGTGGCGCGGCGCGGCCTTTCGCCCGCAGTCGCGTAA
- a CDS encoding 2,4'-dihydroxyacetophenone dioxygenase family protein: MPETPTTEPWAGTPPVPHALRPGAQPEAYFAKIAEGDERLWVPIGRPMVEDVYSKPVWISPTLNMWADVLLAKKPCIVNRHYHPKPIWAYTISGKWAYLEHEWTATAGDFIFETPGESHTLVSYAHPDPMKVFFVVSGPLMWLDEQGKTVGHYDVFDYMRDARAHYKEVGIADDYLDSLIR, translated from the coding sequence ATGCCTGAAACGCCAACCACCGAACCCTGGGCCGGAACTCCGCCGGTCCCGCACGCCCTGCGCCCCGGCGCCCAGCCCGAGGCCTATTTCGCCAAGATCGCCGAGGGTGACGAGCGCCTGTGGGTGCCGATTGGGCGGCCGATGGTGGAGGACGTCTATTCGAAGCCGGTGTGGATCAGCCCGACGCTCAACATGTGGGCCGACGTGCTGCTGGCCAAGAAGCCGTGCATCGTAAACCGCCACTACCACCCGAAACCGATCTGGGCCTACACGATCAGCGGCAAGTGGGCTTACCTCGAACATGAGTGGACCGCGACCGCGGGCGACTTTATCTTCGAGACGCCGGGCGAAAGCCACACGCTCGTCTCTTACGCGCACCCCGATCCGATGAAGGTGTTCTTCGTCGTGTCCGGTCCGCTGATGTGGCTGGACGAGCAGGGCAAAACCGTCGGACACTACGACGTGTTCGACTACATGCGTGATGCCCGTGCCCATTACAAAGAGGTGGGCATTGCCGATGACTACCTCGACAGCCTGATCCGCTAG